Proteins from a genomic interval of Staphylococcus debuckii:
- a CDS encoding glutamine synthetase family protein: MFREINDFNKHRRNKKKTGNITKDEMMEMIDKGKIDTLVLGFCDMQGRLMGKRITGDFILENDISEGTHFCNYLLGTNFEMDTDDGYDFMNWDKGYGDYLALPDWNTLKVIPWMSRTAMVFADVYTVDGSEPISVAPRNILQHQIQKAEAYGLSPHMASELEFYLFNDSFKDINAQGYDELEPAGHLNEDYNLLQGSKNEPLYQEIRRQMSLMDIIVESSKGEAYKGQHEINLKYSDAINAADQHLMFKHGMKEICIQNEKSVTFMAKPFEEWTGSSGHIHLSMMDTNTGKNAFYAGNDASNPMSETMQHFLAGVIKYTKDFALMFAPNINSYKRFAPNSWAPVSIAWSKDNRSAGYRVVGEGNALRFESRICGADMNPYLAYAALIGAGLYGIEHKEILADELKGNAYEQNEVDRIPSSLHQAILEWKNSDVVKEVLGEEVAKHYLHAAQTEQDEYDSFVTTWERARYFEQG, translated from the coding sequence ATGTTTAGAGAGATTAATGATTTTAACAAACATCGTCGTAACAAAAAGAAAACAGGAAACATTACAAAAGATGAAATGATGGAAATGATTGATAAAGGTAAAATTGATACTTTGGTACTTGGTTTTTGCGATATGCAAGGTCGTTTGATGGGGAAACGTATCACAGGCGATTTCATTTTAGAAAATGACATTTCAGAGGGTACACATTTTTGCAACTATCTTTTAGGTACAAACTTTGAAATGGATACAGATGATGGCTATGATTTCATGAATTGGGATAAAGGATATGGTGATTATTTAGCATTACCAGATTGGAATACCTTAAAAGTAATTCCTTGGATGTCACGTACAGCTATGGTTTTCGCAGATGTATATACAGTAGATGGCAGTGAACCAATTAGCGTGGCTCCGCGTAATATTTTGCAGCACCAAATCCAAAAAGCTGAAGCTTACGGCCTATCTCCTCATATGGCCAGTGAATTAGAATTCTACTTATTTAATGATTCATTCAAAGACATAAATGCGCAAGGTTATGATGAATTAGAACCAGCAGGTCATTTAAACGAAGACTATAATTTATTGCAAGGTTCAAAAAACGAACCGCTTTATCAAGAAATACGTCGCCAAATGAGCCTGATGGATATTATCGTTGAATCTTCTAAAGGTGAGGCTTACAAAGGACAACATGAAATCAACTTAAAATATTCAGATGCAATCAATGCAGCAGATCAACATTTAATGTTCAAACATGGGATGAAAGAAATTTGTATTCAAAATGAGAAATCTGTTACTTTCATGGCTAAACCTTTTGAAGAGTGGACAGGCTCAAGCGGCCATATCCATTTAAGTATGATGGATACCAATACTGGCAAAAATGCTTTTTATGCAGGTAATGATGCTTCAAATCCAATGTCTGAAACAATGCAGCATTTCTTAGCAGGTGTCATCAAATATACGAAAGATTTTGCATTGATGTTTGCTCCGAATATTAATTCTTATAAACGTTTTGCTCCAAACAGTTGGGCACCAGTAAGTATTGCATGGAGCAAAGATAACCGTTCAGCTGGTTATCGTGTTGTGGGTGAAGGTAATGCTTTACGCTTTGAATCTCGTATTTGCGGAGCAGACATGAATCCATATCTTGCTTATGCCGCTTTAATCGGCGCAGGTTTATATGGAATTGAACATAAAGAAATTTTAGCAGATGAATTAAAAGGTAATGCGTATGAACAAAATGAAGTGGATCGTATTCCATCTTCTCTTCATCAAGCTATTTTAGAATGGAAAAACAGTGACGTGGTGAAAGAGGTGCTTGGCGAAGAAGTAGCAAAACACTATTTACATGCAGCACAAACAGAACAAGATGAATACGACTCATTTGTAACTACTTGGGAACGCGCGCGTTACTTTGAACAAGGTTAA
- a CDS encoding TetR family transcriptional regulator codes for MNKLDLRVVRTRKLLLKGLYELLEEKEFSKLTIDQICDRSMVHRTTFYKHFHDKYALLELMLNNLSEKYFSYEFKERINHPFRVTEKGFEGTKDFHRILEKQKEDKEFNDLMFSQFIKLLQKDIQENIDQIDKDSDIPEDLVFYLYGGAIKGFSNWIENSSVKISADEADTLFHKMVNIKVKA; via the coding sequence ATGAACAAATTAGATTTGCGCGTCGTACGTACAAGAAAGTTATTGTTGAAGGGGTTATATGAACTTTTAGAAGAGAAAGAGTTTTCTAAACTTACCATCGACCAAATATGTGACCGTTCTATGGTGCACCGTACAACATTTTACAAACATTTTCATGATAAATATGCGTTATTAGAATTAATGTTGAATAATCTAAGTGAAAAATATTTTTCATACGAATTTAAAGAACGCATTAATCATCCGTTCAGAGTGACAGAAAAAGGATTTGAAGGGACTAAAGATTTTCATCGTATTTTAGAAAAGCAGAAAGAAGATAAAGAGTTCAATGATTTAATGTTTTCACAATTCATCAAGTTGTTACAAAAAGATATCCAAGAAAATATTGATCAAATAGATAAAGATTCTGATATACCAGAGGATTTGGTGTTCTATCTTTATGGTGGAGCAATCAAAGGATTTTCTAATTGGATAGAAAATAGTAGTGTTAAAATATCAGCAGATGAAGCTGACACTTTATTCCATAAAATGGTCAATATCAAAGTAAAAGCATAA
- the eutH gene encoding ethanolamine utilization protein EutH has product MEHIGTVIIYIIMICAVLGAFGAIRNPEVGIGKEFMEGIFTIGPIFANSAGIMASIPFISRFIEQVFGPLFHKIGADPAIAATSILATDMGGYQLANVLKESYEGWIMAMIVGFMAGATIVFSIPLGLPMLEKRDHKYMALGILSGLLAIPFGVFISTFIMIMSHVKIRTTIETVGAATHVFSISFSTVLLNLLPLLIFVVITAAGLYFFSDIMIKGFIIFGKILDVCIKLVFVFSVVQIFTGFFTNVFGVWGFDPIMADDKDKFRALENAGNIAIMLSGAFPMVYLIRKYFSNALTRFGQKVGLSEVGSAGIIATMANILAMFKLVKDMPPKDKVINISFGVCSAFLLGDHLSYTANFQPNLIPAVMIGKFSAGLIAIGFAYLLCLPKARKLEEIDRRAGIIKPDEYIEEEATERGEEAPETKSKI; this is encoded by the coding sequence ATGGAACACATTGGTACAGTAATCATATATATCATCATGATTTGTGCAGTATTGGGAGCTTTCGGAGCAATCAGGAATCCTGAAGTTGGAATAGGTAAAGAATTTATGGAAGGGATATTTACAATTGGTCCTATCTTTGCTAATTCAGCAGGAATTATGGCTTCTATTCCATTTATTTCACGTTTTATTGAGCAGGTGTTCGGGCCGTTATTTCATAAAATAGGGGCTGATCCAGCCATTGCTGCAACTTCAATCTTAGCCACAGACATGGGTGGCTACCAATTGGCAAATGTTTTGAAAGAGAGTTATGAAGGATGGATTATGGCAATGATTGTAGGTTTTATGGCAGGTGCTACAATTGTATTCTCTATTCCTTTGGGATTGCCGATGTTAGAAAAAAGAGATCATAAATATATGGCATTAGGGATATTATCTGGATTGCTAGCGATTCCTTTCGGTGTATTTATTTCTACATTTATTATGATTATGAGTCATGTAAAAATAAGAACAACAATAGAAACAGTAGGCGCAGCTACACATGTATTTTCAATTAGTTTTTCAACAGTGTTGTTGAATTTATTGCCGTTACTCATTTTTGTTGTCATCACAGCAGCAGGTTTATACTTCTTCTCAGATATTATGATTAAAGGATTTATCATATTTGGTAAAATATTAGATGTTTGTATCAAACTCGTCTTTGTATTTTCAGTAGTACAGATTTTTACTGGTTTTTTCACTAATGTATTTGGCGTTTGGGGATTTGACCCTATTATGGCAGATGACAAAGACAAATTCAGGGCGTTAGAAAATGCTGGGAATATCGCAATTATGCTTTCTGGAGCGTTCCCGATGGTTTACTTAATTAGAAAATACTTTTCAAATGCATTAACCCGATTTGGACAAAAAGTAGGATTGAGTGAAGTGGGAAGTGCAGGTATTATTGCTACCATGGCTAATATTTTAGCAATGTTTAAATTGGTTAAAGATATGCCGCCTAAAGATAAAGTCATAAATATTTCGTTTGGTGTATGTTCAGCTTTCTTGCTTGGAGACCATCTCTCTTACACTGCTAATTTCCAACCAAATTTAATCCCGGCAGTCATGATTGGTAAATTCAGTGCGGGACTCATTGCTATTGGGTTTGCTTATCTCTTATGTTTGCCTAAAGCAAGAAAATTGGAAGAAATTGATCGACGTGCAGGTATTATTAAACCTGATGAATATATCGAAGAAGAAGCAACTGAACGCGGAGAAGAGGCTCCCGAAACGAAATCTAAAATATAA
- a CDS encoding M20 family metallopeptidase encodes MTKTLDLLKSLIEFDSSTKDAANKTLQFCKAWLEKEGLEPVRLTNDGFDSLICNIGSGEQRLILNGHVDVVSGKPDQFEPKVEGNKIYGRGSADMKAGVSAMMSALSELQHKDLGNTSVQLQLVTDEEIGGKHGANFLTEQGYLGDFVICGEPTQLGIGYQAKGILQIDIHLKGKSAHGSRPWEGDNAIEKALETYQKILELPFAKESTALFDRPSINLAKIRGGTVYNKVPDEAVISYDIRFLPGQNEEEILKQIQTITDGEISVHLSGASVINETDNPLIQKLVKEISQETQQPAEAVKLFGQHGFADTRYFARFGTPAVEFGPSGAAWHGDNEYAEINSIETYKNILVKFAESYSK; translated from the coding sequence ATGACAAAGACATTAGACTTATTGAAATCATTAATTGAATTTGATAGTTCAACCAAAGATGCAGCGAATAAAACACTTCAATTTTGCAAAGCATGGTTGGAAAAAGAAGGGTTAGAACCAGTACGATTAACCAACGATGGATTCGATTCTCTTATTTGTAATATAGGGTCAGGAGAACAACGATTAATTTTGAATGGTCATGTAGATGTTGTGAGTGGTAAACCTGATCAATTTGAACCCAAAGTTGAAGGAAATAAGATTTATGGGCGTGGTTCTGCCGATATGAAAGCGGGTGTAAGTGCCATGATGAGTGCTTTGAGCGAATTACAACATAAAGATTTAGGTAATACATCTGTTCAGTTGCAACTTGTAACGGATGAGGAAATTGGTGGGAAACATGGTGCTAATTTCTTAACAGAACAAGGTTATTTAGGGGATTTTGTAATCTGCGGAGAGCCAACCCAACTTGGTATTGGATATCAAGCTAAAGGGATTTTGCAAATTGATATTCACTTAAAAGGTAAATCAGCCCATGGCAGTCGTCCATGGGAAGGTGATAATGCTATTGAAAAAGCATTAGAAACTTATCAAAAAATATTAGAATTACCTTTTGCTAAAGAATCTACAGCGTTATTTGATAGACCATCTATTAATTTGGCCAAAATCAGAGGGGGAACAGTTTATAACAAAGTACCAGATGAAGCGGTCATTTCATATGATATACGATTTTTACCCGGCCAAAATGAAGAAGAAATTTTAAAACAGATTCAAACAATAACGGATGGAGAAATTTCGGTTCATTTATCAGGTGCTTCTGTAATAAATGAAACAGACAATCCATTGATTCAAAAGCTGGTCAAAGAAATTTCTCAGGAAACTCAACAACCTGCTGAAGCTGTCAAATTATTTGGGCAACATGGATTTGCCGATACAAGATATTTTGCTCGTTTCGGCACACCGGCTGTTGAGTTCGGACCTTCTGGTGCGGCATGGCATGGAGATAATGAATATGCTGAAATTAACTCTATAGAAACTTATAAAAATATATTGGTGAAATTCGCTGAGTCTTACTCAAAATAA
- a CDS encoding NAD-dependent succinate-semialdehyde dehydrogenase — MGDNLNHNWTNGKKIQTDNALKVTNPATNEVIGEVPNVTEALINDAIDASYQAFSSWSKLTATERADYLHAWAKNLLHKKEKLASIMTEEQGKPYSESLGEIEGCVQFIKWNAEEGKRIYGEIIPPSSPNQRISVIKQPVGVCALITPWNFPGAMVARKVSPALAAGCTVIVKPSSETPRIAIAIMDELMATGIDNGVANLITGKSSLISETLLHDRRVSKISFTGSTEIGKLLMKKAADQVKRISLELGGNAPAIVLNDADLDQAADAIAENKFENTGQMCNGINTVLAQSEIRDKLTTKIIERVNQLRVGPGNQKDVQVGPLINSGAIEKVEKLVSEAEKEGANIAAGGKRVDDSPSDLFYQPTVVTNVKPEMSIAKEEIFGPVAPIISFDTIAEAIKIANASPYGLAAYFFSNNVNTVYQVSEQLDFGMIGVNGTQLSVPQAPFGGIKESGMGREGGHYGLDGFLELKYISLSLDA, encoded by the coding sequence ATGGGAGATAATTTGAATCATAACTGGACTAATGGCAAGAAAATTCAAACTGACAATGCCTTGAAAGTTACTAATCCAGCAACAAACGAAGTGATTGGAGAGGTGCCTAATGTAACTGAAGCTTTAATCAATGATGCAATCGATGCTTCATACCAAGCGTTCTCTTCTTGGTCAAAATTAACAGCTACTGAACGTGCCGATTATTTACATGCATGGGCTAAAAATTTGCTTCATAAAAAAGAAAAACTCGCTTCTATCATGACTGAAGAACAAGGTAAGCCTTATAGCGAGTCTTTAGGAGAGATTGAAGGTTGCGTTCAATTCATTAAATGGAATGCAGAAGAAGGAAAACGGATATACGGCGAGATTATACCCCCTTCTTCCCCTAACCAACGCATCTCAGTCATTAAACAACCTGTAGGTGTTTGCGCACTTATCACACCCTGGAATTTCCCAGGCGCTATGGTAGCTAGAAAAGTTTCACCTGCACTTGCAGCAGGCTGTACGGTTATCGTTAAACCGTCTAGTGAAACACCGCGCATAGCGATTGCTATCATGGATGAATTAATGGCAACCGGTATCGATAATGGTGTAGCAAATTTGATAACAGGCAAGTCATCACTCATTTCTGAAACACTATTACATGATCGCCGTGTCAGTAAAATTTCTTTCACTGGATCTACAGAAATTGGAAAGTTGTTAATGAAAAAAGCTGCGGACCAAGTGAAACGTATTTCTTTAGAACTTGGCGGAAACGCACCAGCTATCGTTCTAAATGATGCAGACTTAGATCAAGCTGCAGATGCCATTGCAGAAAACAAATTTGAAAATACAGGCCAGATGTGCAATGGCATTAATACGGTACTTGCGCAAAGTGAAATTAGAGATAAGCTTACAACTAAAATCATTGAGCGTGTGAACCAGTTAAGAGTAGGTCCTGGTAATCAAAAGGATGTTCAAGTCGGTCCATTAATTAATTCAGGAGCTATCGAAAAAGTTGAAAAACTTGTAAGTGAAGCTGAAAAAGAAGGTGCAAATATCGCTGCAGGCGGTAAAAGAGTGGATGATTCACCTTCTGACTTATTTTATCAACCTACAGTCGTTACAAATGTTAAACCTGAGATGTCTATTGCTAAAGAAGAAATATTCGGACCTGTAGCACCTATTATTTCTTTCGACACAATAGCTGAGGCTATTAAAATTGCAAATGCTTCTCCATACGGTTTAGCGGCCTATTTCTTCTCAAACAATGTAAATACTGTCTATCAAGTCAGTGAACAATTAGACTTCGGAATGATTGGTGTAAATGGTACTCAATTAAGTGTCCCTCAAGCACCATTCGGCGGTATCAAAGAAAGCGGAATGGGCCGTGAAGGCGGACATTATGGATTAGATGGTTTCTTAGAATTAAAATATATCTCACTTTCATTAGATGCATAA
- a CDS encoding DMT family transporter has translation MQQQSKWRPYILTIIGAACWGVIGLFIQPLYDRGFTAWDAVTIRGVLTFIFLITFMLVSNPKSLKTRWQDHIYFAGAGILSMVFFNYLYFETFSQSSLSLAVTLLYTGPIFVTLLSRIFFKEPLNSNKIIALILAITGCGFVVGLLPSFKVEVSTKVIVTGILSGVCYSLYTIFTKPVTKRYSALTITTYNFLYTSLFMLIFSKTPSKIEKFAHPDVIGASIGLAFVSTVMAYVLYIAGLKHLEASKASILATLEPIVAILTGVIFLGDVLNTWQTSGIVTVMCAAVIVGRNPRMKGQEALSRY, from the coding sequence ATGCAACAACAATCAAAATGGAGACCCTATATTTTAACAATAATAGGTGCAGCCTGTTGGGGAGTAATCGGATTATTTATTCAACCACTGTATGACAGAGGGTTTACAGCTTGGGATGCGGTAACTATTCGAGGTGTATTGACATTTATTTTTTTAATTACTTTTATGTTGGTATCAAACCCGAAATCTTTGAAAACAAGATGGCAAGATCACATTTATTTTGCGGGTGCAGGAATTTTAAGCATGGTATTTTTTAACTATTTATATTTTGAAACATTTTCACAGTCGTCTTTATCGCTTGCGGTAACTTTGCTATATACAGGTCCTATCTTTGTAACTTTACTCAGCCGAATTTTCTTCAAAGAGCCTTTGAATTCTAATAAAATTATTGCGTTAATCTTAGCTATAACAGGTTGTGGTTTTGTTGTTGGATTATTACCTTCATTCAAAGTCGAAGTGAGCACTAAAGTAATTGTAACAGGGATTCTTTCAGGGGTATGCTATTCGCTTTATACAATTTTCACAAAGCCTGTGACTAAGCGTTATTCTGCTTTAACGATTACGACTTATAACTTTCTATATACCAGTTTATTTATGTTGATTTTCAGTAAAACACCTTCAAAAATTGAAAAATTTGCACATCCAGATGTTATTGGTGCATCCATTGGCTTAGCATTTGTTTCAACAGTAATGGCTTATGTACTTTATATAGCAGGTCTTAAACATTTAGAAGCGAGCAAAGCTTCGATTCTCGCAACACTCGAACCAATTGTAGCGATTTTAACCGGGGTTATTTTCTTAGGTGATGTATTGAATACGTGGCAAACTTCAGGAATTGTCACTGTAATGTGTGCGGCTGTGATTGTCGGTAGAAATCCTCGAATGAAAGGACAGGAAGCTTTAAGTAGATATTGA
- a CDS encoding SDR family NAD(P)-dependent oxidoreductase: MRLKDKVCIITGAGGGMGKVAAEMFSKEGAKVAVFERDQKAGKQVVDQINQDGGEASFFEVDIIDEEAVKNAVEGVVEEYGHIDVLYNNAGVMPEADNSVINTEQAVWDLVMNINVKGIFLMTKYVIPVMEKQASGSIINIASFVAQMGCSVPQDAYTASKGAVVALTKSLAIQFRPKGIRTNAISPGPIETPLLMEWLVSDEEAKAVRLGRQPAGRFGKPEDIVNCAIYLASDESDWTNGANINVDGGITANYF, encoded by the coding sequence ATGAGATTAAAAGATAAGGTGTGCATTATAACAGGTGCCGGTGGCGGTATGGGTAAAGTCGCGGCAGAGATGTTTTCTAAAGAAGGTGCAAAAGTCGCTGTATTTGAAAGAGATCAAAAAGCAGGAAAACAAGTTGTGGATCAAATCAACCAAGATGGCGGCGAAGCTTCTTTCTTTGAAGTCGATATTATTGATGAAGAAGCTGTAAAAAATGCAGTGGAAGGCGTTGTTGAAGAATATGGCCACATTGATGTGTTATACAATAATGCAGGTGTAATGCCTGAAGCTGATAATTCTGTTATCAACACTGAACAAGCAGTTTGGGACTTAGTAATGAATATCAATGTCAAAGGTATTTTCTTGATGACAAAATATGTTATTCCAGTTATGGAAAAGCAAGCTTCTGGATCAATTATTAATATCGCTTCTTTTGTAGCCCAAATGGGTTGCTCGGTTCCTCAAGATGCCTATACTGCATCTAAAGGTGCAGTGGTCGCATTAACAAAATCATTAGCTATTCAATTCCGTCCGAAAGGTATCAGAACCAATGCTATCAGCCCTGGTCCTATAGAAACACCTTTATTGATGGAATGGCTAGTATCTGATGAAGAAGCCAAAGCAGTCCGTCTTGGTCGTCAACCTGCGGGACGTTTTGGCAAACCAGAAGATATTGTTAATTGTGCCATCTATCTTGCTTCAGATGAATCCGATTGGACAAATGGAGCAAATATTAATGTAGATGGCGGTATTACTGCCAATTATTTCTAA
- a CDS encoding zinc ribbon domain-containing protein, with amino-acid sequence MNKRTRSPRTTILWIILGIIGLAIIIGIVYFVFMNSSDKNNNYNAEKRETKQQRPSHKKVTINVNSPEFIQEFMQTPQTEGYKGFKIGTSKKEIEKKFGKSDGTREINGNDARQYGDMAVTYNHDDKVDHVYVTPNQMTKKAFTDVHNEPGAIRGDIWFYETNIYDGFSIKVFTSRQYIKAIENVPQT; translated from the coding sequence ATGAATAAACGTACACGATCTCCGCGAACTACGATTCTCTGGATTATTTTAGGGATAATTGGACTCGCAATAATAATAGGCATAGTATATTTTGTATTTATGAATTCAAGTGATAAAAATAATAACTATAATGCAGAAAAACGTGAAACAAAGCAACAGAGACCTAGCCATAAGAAAGTCACTATTAATGTTAATTCACCAGAATTCATTCAAGAGTTTATGCAAACACCGCAAACAGAAGGATACAAAGGGTTTAAAATCGGGACTTCAAAAAAAGAGATAGAAAAGAAGTTTGGTAAATCAGATGGAACGAGAGAAATTAACGGTAACGATGCCCGGCAGTATGGTGATATGGCCGTAACGTATAACCATGATGATAAAGTGGATCATGTCTATGTGACACCGAATCAAATGACTAAAAAAGCCTTTACTGATGTTCATAATGAACCAGGCGCAATCAGGGGAGATATTTGGTTCTATGAAACAAACATTTACGATGGTTTCAGTATTAAAGTATTTACAAGTCGTCAATACATTAAAGCGATAGAAAATGTACCTCAGACGTAA
- a CDS encoding CitMHS family transporter yields the protein MNLAILGFIMIVVFMILIMSRKMSALVALIVVPVVFGLIGGFYSSLGKDILEGLTTVAPTGIMLIFAILYFGVMIDAGLFNPIISIIMKGVKGDPVKITIGTVALASIVALDGDGTTTFIITVTAMMPLYKKMGMNLYILSTLALLSIGVMNMTPWGGPTARAISSLQLTTEEVFTPLIPVMVAGILFAFFAAYVLGLRERKRIGIQNHLSLTLDEMNNANGTNEEDKELLRPKLTIINAILTIALLSALITSFLPIPVLFMLGFAVALIINYPHLNVQSEIIKRHAGNVLAVVSLVFASGVFTGVMSGTKMVDAMASSLVNIVPDAMGNHFALITAILSMPFTYFMANDPFYYGILPILAESAHQFGISKAMMARASILGQPLHVLSPLYAAGYLLVGMLGIDYGTNQKIVMKWAIGSSLFMILVAGLIGIIAF from the coding sequence ATGAATTTAGCAATTTTAGGCTTTATCATGATTGTTGTCTTTATGATTTTAATCATGAGTAGAAAAATGTCTGCGTTAGTTGCACTCATCGTAGTTCCAGTAGTCTTCGGCTTGATTGGGGGATTTTATTCAAGCTTAGGTAAAGACATATTGGAAGGTTTGACTACCGTAGCGCCGACCGGAATTATGTTAATCTTTGCAATACTTTATTTTGGGGTCATGATTGATGCAGGATTATTCAATCCTATCATCAGCATAATTATGAAAGGTGTTAAGGGTGATCCGGTTAAAATCACTATCGGTACAGTTGCTTTAGCATCAATTGTAGCGCTGGATGGAGACGGTACAACAACTTTTATTATTACAGTAACAGCAATGATGCCGCTTTATAAGAAAATGGGGATGAACCTATACATATTATCTACTTTAGCGTTGCTCTCAATCGGAGTCATGAATATGACACCATGGGGAGGACCGACAGCTCGTGCGATTTCTTCACTGCAATTAACGACTGAAGAAGTTTTCACACCTCTTATTCCAGTTATGGTTGCAGGTATCCTTTTTGCCTTCTTCGCTGCATATGTTTTAGGTCTCAGAGAAAGAAAAAGAATTGGCATTCAGAATCATCTTTCACTCACGTTAGATGAAATGAATAATGCGAATGGGACAAATGAAGAAGATAAAGAATTACTGAGACCGAAATTAACGATAATCAATGCGATTTTAACGATTGCATTATTAAGTGCTTTGATTACAAGTTTCTTACCTATTCCGGTACTCTTCATGCTTGGTTTTGCAGTAGCATTGATTATCAACTATCCGCATTTGAATGTACAATCTGAGATTATTAAACGCCATGCAGGCAATGTATTAGCGGTGGTAAGTTTAGTATTCGCTTCAGGCGTATTCACAGGTGTCATGAGTGGTACCAAAATGGTGGACGCAATGGCAAGTTCATTAGTAAATATTGTACCAGATGCCATGGGAAATCATTTTGCTTTAATCACGGCCATTTTAAGTATGCCATTTACCTACTTCATGGCAAATGATCCTTTCTATTATGGCATTCTACCGATACTCGCAGAATCTGCACATCAATTCGGGATTTCTAAAGCCATGATGGCAAGAGCATCTATTTTAGGACAGCCTCTGCATGTACTAAGTCCATTATACGCAGCCGGTTATTTATTGGTAGGTATGCTTGGTATCGATTATGGTACTAACCAGAAGATTGTAATGAAGTGGGCGATCGGATCTTCATTATTTATGATTTTAGTGGCTGGTTTAATTGGAATTATTGCATTTTAA